CACCGCGACGACGGCGTTGAGGTACGAGGGCTGCGAGCCGGGCTCGACGCCCCACGGCTCGGTCTCGTAGACGGGGGACACGGCCTTGACCCGCAGGCCCGGGGTGTCACCGAGGGCGTCGATGGCGCCCTGGAGGGTCTCCAGCCGGTTGCCGAGGTTCGCGCCGAGCGCGATCACGGCCCCTTTGGGGTTGGAGAGGGTGACGTCCGCCGCGTCGACCGTCTCGACGACGGAGGCGGGTACCGGCTGGACGGTGGGGTCGCTCTGAGCGTTCAGTCCGTTGTTCATGCGCGGCTCCGGGTGATCGTGATGGTCACGTCGTCGAAGGGGACGGTGATGGGCGCGTCCGGCTTGTGGACGACGACCTCCACCTGCGCCACCGCTTCGTGCTTCAGGCACTGCTGGGCGATCCGCTCGGCCAGGGTCTCGATCAGGTCCACGGGCTCGCCCTGGACGACGTCGACGACCTCTTCGGCGACTACCCCGTAGTGCACGGTCTTCGCCAGGTCGTCTCCGGCCGCCGCGGGGCGGGTGTCGAGGTGCAGCACGAGGTCGACGATGAAGGTCTGGCCTTCCTCGCGCTCCCGGGGGAAGACGCCGTGGTGCCCGCGAGCCTTGAGGCCGCGCAGCGCGACACGATCCACGCGAATCACTCCTGCTTTCGTAGTGCTTCCGGTCCCGGGGCTCCCCGGGGCCATGGGCCTACGCCGAGTGCGGTCGGCGTCGTCCGTCTTCGAATTTACCTGCGAAATACTCCGGGTCCCGCCGTAGGGGTCAGGAGGCGTCGTCCTCGTCCTCGTCCTCGGACTCCGTGAGGACGGGAGAACCGTGGTGGGACCAGAGGCGCCAGCCCTCGGATGTGCGTCGGAACACATTCGTGGCGACGACGAGCTGACCGACGAGCGGGCCGAGTTCCCCGCCGTCCTCGGCGGGTCCGCCGCTGAGGATGTTCTCCGTGCACGTGACCAGGGCGGTGTCGCCTATCACGGTCACCTTGGTGTCGGTGAGGAAGAACTGGATGTAGTCCGTGTGGGACATGATCAGGGCGTACGAGCGGAGCACCTCGCCGCGGCCGGAGAGCACGGGCCAGCCGGGGTGCACGCAGGAGATCTCGTCCTCCAGCCAGAGCGCCGACAGAGCGTCGAAGTCCCCCCGCTCCATTGCCTCGTAGAAGGCCGTGTTGACCTCTTCGACCGCTTCGATGTCGGTTCTGCTCACAGTGCTCCTTGTCGGTCGTTGAGGATCAGAGTGCCCCTTCCACGGCGCGGGCCACCCGAACCGCGTCCGCGGTGGCCCGTACCTCGTGGACCCGTACGGCCCAGGCGCCCTGATGGGCGGCGATGGCGGAGACGGCGGCCGTCGCGGCGTCGCGCTCGCGGGCGGGCGGCGGGGTGGCGCCGTCCGTGCCGGCCAGGACCCGGCCGAGGAAACGCTTCCTCGACGCGGCGACCAGCAGCGGGAAGCCCAGCGCGCGCAGCTCGGGCAGGTGGGCGACCAGGGCCAGGTCGTGCTCGGCGTTCTTGGCGAAGCCGAGGCCCGGGTCGACGACGAGCCGCTCGGGGGCGATCCCGCCGGCCACGACGGCGTCGATCCGGGCCCGGAGCTCGGCGGTGACCTCGGCGAGCACGTCCTCGTAGACGGCGAGGCTGTTCATGCCGGCGCTGAAGCCGCGCCAGTGCATCACCACGAAGGGCACCTCGGCGGCGGCGACGGCCGGGATCATGCCGGGGTCGGCGAGTCCGCCGCTGACGTCGTTGACCAGTGCGGCGCCCGCGGCGACGGCCTGGGCGGCGACGGCCGCGCGCATGGTGTCGACGGAGACGGTGACGCCCTCGGAGGCCAGGCCGCGGACCACGGGGACGACCCGGCGCAGCTCCTCCTCCTCGTCGACGCGGGAGGCGCCGGGCCGGGTGGACTCGCCGCCGACGTCGACGAGGTCTGCGCCCTGCTCGACGAGGTCGAGGCCGCGCTTGACGGCTGCGGTGGTGTCGAACCAGCGGCCGCCGTCGGAGAAGGAGTCGGGCGTGACGTTGACGACTCCCATGACCGCGCAGCGGTCCCACTCCGGCAGACCTGCGACCCGGCCCCTGCCGGTGGCTCCGCGCTTCGTGTTCATAGGTCCAAGGGTAGGGCTGACCTGGATACGGCAGGGCCCCGGCGGTCTGTCGGGCGGGTTCTAATGATCCACGCAACACCCTGGAGTTCAGGGAGTTGCGGGGATCGTGGATTTCGAGGTGCTGAAGGCGAGGTTCTTCGAGGCGCTGGACAGGGAGAACGGCAGCATCACTGCTGCGGCTCGTGCAGTCGGAGTGAACCGCAACACGGCGTTCGGGTGGGCACGCCGGGCCGGAGTCCGTGGTCGCGGCAAGCCTCGCAGGCCCGGCCACCCCGGTCGGGCGGAGTACGAGCGGCTGCGTGCTGCGGGAGTCCGGCGCCGTGATGCCGCCGCGCAGGCCGGCGTCCATGAGCGCACCGCTGAGGACTGGGACCGCGGTATCCGGCAGATCGGCCACTCGCGCCTGCATCCTGACGGGCGCCGCATCGACTACAAGACCGGTGTGACCACCATCGCCGCCACCTCTTCAAGGTCGTCCCTCGCAACGGTCGAGGCCGAACTGCACCCCAGGTTTCTCACGGTGACCGAGCGAGAGCTGATCGCTGATCTGCACCGTGAAGGCCGGTCGCTGCGCGCGATCGGACGGGCACTGGGCCGACCGGCGTCCACGATCAAGCGCGAGATCGACGCCCGGTCGGTCGATGGCGTCTACCGGCCGCACCGGGCCCAGCGGGCATGGGCGAGGAGCCGGTCGCGCCCCAAGGACTCCAAGCTCGCCCAGGACAGCCCGCTCCGCCGGTTCGTCGCGGAAAAGCTGCAGGAACAGTGGTCACCCGAGCAGATCTGCCACGCTCTGGTCATCGAGTTCCCCGACGACGAGAGCATGCGCGTGAGCCCGGAAACGATCTACCAGGCGGTCTACGTCCAGGCCCGTGGCGGACTGCGCCGCGAAGTCGCGGCCGCGCTGCGCACCGGGCGCACTCGCCGCAAGCCGCACCGCAGCCCGGACCAGCGCACGCGCCGGTTCGTCGACGAGATGGTGATGATCTCCGAGCGTCCTGCCGAGGTCGAGGACCGGGCAGTGCCCGGTCACTGGGAGGGCGATCTGATCGTCGGCCCCCGCAGCGAGAGCGCGATCGTCACCCTGGTCGAGCGCTCCACCCGCTACGTCATGCTGGGGCATCTGCCCGGCGGGCATACGGCCGAGGAGGTCCGCGACGTGCTGGTGCCCTTGATCCAGACCCTGCCCGGGCACCTGCGCGGCTCGCTGACCTGGGACCAGGGCTGCGAGATGGCCGCGCACAAGCAGTTCACCGTGGCCACAGGCGTGCCGGTCTACTTCTGCGACCCGCACTCACCCTGGCAGCGCGGATCGAACGAGAACACCAACGGCCTGCTACGGCAGTACTTCCCCAAGAGCACCGACCTGTCCGTGCACAGCCCCGAAGACCTCGAACACGTCGCCCAGCAACTCAACGGCCGGCCCCGCAAAACGCTCGGCTGGAAAACCCCAGCCGAGCGCCTGCGTGATCTACTGACGAGCACGTAGACCGTCAGGTGTTGCGAGGACCCCAAGAATCCGCCTCGGCCGCCGGGGCCCTGGTGGGCGTACGGGCGGCTACGCCGCCTGGGCCTCGCGTTCCGTTTGCTTCGGGACGGTCGCCATGTGGTTGTGGGTGCAGGTGCGGACGGGCTTGGGGCGGCGTCGGCTGGCGAAGAGGCGCGGGAGGGCCAGCGTCACGAAGCCCTCGGCCTGCATCACGGCGAAGCCGATGCGGGGCAGGTCGCGGGTGGAGCGGTAGACCATGAAGCGCGGCTCCCAGCGGGGGCGGAACTTCTCGTTGAACTTGTAGAGCGACTCGATCTGGAACCAGCGCGACAGGAAGACCAGCAGGCCGCGCCACATCCGCAGCACCGGGCCGGCGCCGATCTTCTCGCCGCGGGCGAGGGCGGCGCGGAACATCGCGAAGTTCAGCGAGACCTTCTCGATGCCGAGGCCCGGGCAGGCTTCCAGCGAGGCCACGATGAGCAGCTCGTTCATGCCGGGGTCTGCGGCGCGGTCGCGGCGCATCAGCTCCAGCGACATGCCGTCCTTGCCCCACGGGACGAAGTGCAGGACGGCCTTGAGGTCGCCGTACGGGCTGGTGTCGCCCTCCTCCACGCGGTGGGCGGTGGCGATGAAGCAGTCGCCGTCGCCGTCCTCGCCGACCCGGCCGAGGGCCATCGAGAAGCCCCGCTCGGTGTCGGTGCCGCGCCAGGCCTCGGCGGCGCCGCGCACCTGCTCCAGCTCGGTTTCGGTCAGCTCGCTGACCCGGCGGACCTTGGTGGTGTA
Above is a genomic segment from Streptomyces sp. NBC_01233 containing:
- a CDS encoding IS30 family transposase, with product MRAAGVRRRDAAAQAGVHERTAEDWDRGIRQIGHSRLHPDGRRIDYKTGVTTIAATSSRSSLATVEAELHPRFLTVTERELIADLHREGRSLRAIGRALGRPASTIKREIDARSVDGVYRPHRAQRAWARSRSRPKDSKLAQDSPLRRFVAEKLQEQWSPEQICHALVIEFPDDESMRVSPETIYQAVYVQARGGLRREVAAALRTGRTRRKPHRSPDQRTRRFVDEMVMISERPAEVEDRAVPGHWEGDLIVGPRSESAIVTLVERSTRYVMLGHLPGGHTAEEVRDVLVPLIQTLPGHLRGSLTWDQGCEMAAHKQFTVATGVPVYFCDPHSPWQRGSNENTNGLLRQYFPKSTDLSVHSPEDLEHVAQQLNGRPRKTLGWKTPAERLRDLLTST
- a CDS encoding nuclear transport factor 2 family protein, translating into MERGDFDALSALWLEDEISCVHPGWPVLSGRGEVLRSYALIMSHTDYIQFFLTDTKVTVIGDTALVTCTENILSGGPAEDGGELGPLVGQLVVATNVFRRTSEGWRLWSHHGSPVLTESEDEDEDDAS
- the folP gene encoding dihydropteroate synthase, with translation MNTKRGATGRGRVAGLPEWDRCAVMGVVNVTPDSFSDGGRWFDTTAAVKRGLDLVEQGADLVDVGGESTRPGASRVDEEEELRRVVPVVRGLASEGVTVSVDTMRAAVAAQAVAAGAALVNDVSGGLADPGMIPAVAAAEVPFVVMHWRGFSAGMNSLAVYEDVLAEVTAELRARIDAVVAGGIAPERLVVDPGLGFAKNAEHDLALVAHLPELRALGFPLLVAASRKRFLGRVLAGTDGATPPPARERDAATAAVSAIAAHQGAWAVRVHEVRATADAVRVARAVEGAL
- the folB gene encoding dihydroneopterin aldolase produces the protein MDRVALRGLKARGHHGVFPREREEGQTFIVDLVLHLDTRPAAAGDDLAKTVHYGVVAEEVVDVVQGEPVDLIETLAERIAQQCLKHEAVAQVEVVVHKPDAPITVPFDDVTITITRSRA